Proteins encoded by one window of Cervus canadensis isolate Bull #8, Minnesota chromosome 18, ASM1932006v1, whole genome shotgun sequence:
- the LOC122420667 gene encoding zinc finger protein 2 homolog, translating to MWKRHQKIHTGKKFCECDLCNKIFSNNSSLATHRRVHTGEKPYKCNECGKAFSLFATLALHHRVHTGEKPYQCNECGKIFSHHSNLIRHQKIHTRKKLYECDMCSEVFSRNKNLAIHQKVHTGDKPYKCNECDRRFSDSSHLASHQRTHTGEKPYKCNECGKVFTIRATLGRHQRVHIAKKPNKCNECGQIFTQKSSLTRHQQIHSGMKPFKCSDCGKAFRQNSHLTSHGRVHFVKKPFNYIECAKSFTQVSALTTYKKIQT from the coding sequence atgtggaaaagGCATCAGAAAATTCATACAGGAAAGAAGTTCTGTGAATGTGATCTCTGCAACAAAATCTTCAGTAATAATTCAAGCCTTGCAACTCATCGGAGAGTTCATACTGgggagaaaccttataaatgtaatgaGTGTGGCAAAGCTTTTAGTCTGTTTGCAACCCTTGCACTGCATCatagagttcatactggagagaaaccttaccaGTGTAATGAGTGTGGAAAAATCTTTAGTCACCACTCTAACCTCATCAGACATCAGAAAATTCATACCAGAAAGAAGTTATATGAATGTGATATGTGTAGCGAGGTCTTCAGTCGAAATAAAAACCTTGCAATTCATCAGAAGGTTCATACTGGAGATAAACCCTATAAGTGTAATGAGTGTGACAGGAGGTTTAGTGACAGTTCACATCTTGCAAGTCATCAGAgaactcatactggagagaaaccttacaaatgtaatgAGTGTGGCAAAGTTTTCACTATACGTGCAACTCTTGGAAGACACCAGAGAGTTCATATTGCAAAGAAACCTAacaaatgtaatgaatgtggcCAGATCTTTACTCAAAAATCAAGCCTTACACGTCATCAACAAATTCATTCTGGAATGAAACCTTTCAAATGTAGTGATTGTGGCAAAGCCTTCCGTCAAAATTCACACCTTACAAGTCATGGGAGAGTACATTTTGTAAAGAAACCTTTCAACTACATTGAGTGTGCAAAATCCTTTACTCAAGTCTCAGCCCTTACTACATACAAGAAAATCCAGACatga